A stretch of DNA from Tautonia rosea:
GGGCGAAACTTGCGTTCAAAGGCTCGCTTGATGTCCTGAAGGGTTTTCTTGCCGTCGAGTTCTTGAAGAAGGAAGTACTCTTCGGACTTGAACCGGAAATACTTCAGGGCGATCGGGTCCTTGATGACGTAGTGGGTCACGCCTTCATAGGGGACCGGCTGCACCACGAGATCGGGCCGTAAGCGGGCCGTAAGGTATTCGGCCGCCTGACCGGCGGGCACCGAAGCGGATTGACTGGGGTCTCGGAGCATCGGTGAGCGGCCCTTTTGTCACGGCAATCGCGGTTCGAGCGGGGTCCGGTCCCAAAACCCCCTCTCCCTCAAGGGGTGGAGAGGGTGTCCGGATTCCAGGGGCCTTGGCCGTCAGGCGACGGCCCCTGACCCGGCGTAGAGCCTTTCTCTCGTCAAGATCGTCTTGAAGAGAAAGGTGAAGAACAGTTCAAATGAACGTCGATGGCCAGCGGTGAAATTACTGCGCCGCGTTCGTCGCGGCATTCGATCGGCGACCGAGCACCGGAGGCGTCGGCCTTGGATCGGGAGTCACGGGCAGCATGTCTTCCGGGGGAGCGGGAATGGCGCTCGGATCGTCGGTCAGATAAACGGTCATGTTGGCCTTGTGACCGACCCGCAACTCCTTGGAGACGTTGTTGATAACGTCTGCCTTGATTTCGACCTCTGCGCGGGTTTTGGCGAAGGCCAGTTCGGGGCTGATGTAAACAATCCGGCCACGGAAGCGTTTCTGAGCAATCGGGATCTGCTCTCCTTCGATGACCGGCTGAACATCCACCACCATTCCCTTACGGAGCTGATACGCCATTTCCAGGGGAACGTAACCCTGGAACCGAACACGATCGGTCCGGGCAACGTGAACGACCGGCTCCATCGCCTGCACGGCCTCACCGGGGTACTTGATCTGTTGCAGGACTTCTCCGTCAAACGGCGCGAGAATCTGGTGCTCGGCGACCGCCTCCTGCGCCATCTTCAACTCCTGGGCGGCCTGTTCATGCTTGGACTGTTCTTCCTTGAGCCGGGCATCGGCCACCTTGAACTGGGCCTGGCGAAGCTCGTACTCTTCCTTCGAATTGATGTCGCGAAGCCGGTACGCCCGCGCGGCGTTGGTGGCGGCGACTTCCCGTTCGGCCTCGGCCATTTCGATGGCGGAGGTATCCTTGGCGAACATCTCAGCCTTGGTTTGGGCCAGTTCGGCCATGGTCGAATCAAGATAGGCGACCAGATCGCCTCGCTTGATCTCCTGGCCGATCGACTTTTCGATGTGCCGCAAGATTCCTTCACGCCGCGCAGCCAGGGCCGCCCGTTCGATCCACTCGATATTGCCTGGCACGACCAGGGTCTGCACCTGTCCATTCGAGGCCAGACCCGGCTGCTGGGCCCGGATGGGCATTGCCATTGGAATCGAGAGGCTGGCCAGCAAGGCGGCAGCCAGAGTGGTTTTCACAATCGCTTGCATGGCTCGTATCTCCGCTGGAGGGGACCGAACGTTTGTCGAATGACGAGGAGAAAAACGATGCGGGGGACATGCCCGGTCAATTCATGAACGGCCAGCGGAACAGGACCGTTTCGTGGAAGGCGTTGATGACTTTCCGGAAGACAACGTAGGCCATCCGTTCATCACCGCATTCGATCCGGGCTCGGACCTCAGCACCGGAACGGAGACCGCGATCGGTGTTCTGGCTCCGGGCGATGATCTGATCACGTACGTCGTCGCTGAAGCCGACCGTGATCTTCACAACGTGTTCCCCTTCGACCGTCTGGGCCATCGATGCAATCCGGCGGACGTAGCCTGGGTACCGCTTCTCCGGGTCGGTCGCCAGCACGAAATAGGCTTTCAACGCTTCGTCGGGCGAGGCGTCTCCTTTGGCGATTCGCTCCTTCAACCGTTGCTCGGCGGCAAGGATGGGAGCCATGTCGTCGTCGGTCACGTTCACTTCCAGAATCCAGTCACCGCTGGTCGAGGCAACCGAGACCAGTTCCTGACCAATCTCAACTGGCCTGCCCAGCAGGTTTTTCCGGACCTCCCAGCTTACGATCATACCGTCGTGAGGAGCGGTTACATTTAACTGTTGCAGTTGTTCGCGAATGATTTCCAGTTGTTCGGTCGCACTGTCGTAACGAATGCGAGCCTCTTCTTGCTGGCCGGCGAGAATGGGACGTTCGTTGTAGTCGGTCGTCTGGTTGATTCGCCGTTCGAGCGTGGCGGCCTGCGCGCCATAGTACGAGCGATCTGCCTGAACCTGTTCAAGTTGCTTGAGCAACTCCTCGCTGTAGAGGGTGACCATCGGTTCTCCCGCTCGGACGAGGTCGCCGTGTTCGACGTGAACGTCGGCAACCCGAGCGGAAAGCGGGGCGTAGGTGTTGCGGCGCTCTTCCGGAAGAATCGACCCCTTGCCTTCGATCGTCAGTTTCCAGGGGACGAATGCCATCACGACCACGACGGTGGCGATGACGCCGAGCACCGCCGCAATTTTCGCCAGCGTCCGCCCCCGGAACATCCGCCAGGGAGAACCGAGTGCCTTGAGTACGGGACGAAGGAAGATGCGGTGATGTTCCTGAGCGTTGTACAGCGCCGTCGACGCATGCCGAGAAACGACCTCACTCCGCGCATGAACGTCGGTCACAATCAGCTCATCGCCGATCTGTTCGGCCACGATGCAGCCGAACGGAACCTTCTCGGGGACCTTGCCGTCCTTGCTCGGCTCTTCAGGACGGTGCAGCAAGGTAATGATGACGGCCTTCGAGCCCGACTCATCCACATAAATTTCGAGTGCATCGCGAATGTCGGGCGGGAACCCTTCGGTGTCTCCCGTGTAGACGAGGTCTTCGCCCGACTTGATCACGAGCTTGCAGAGTTTGGTCAGCTCTCGGATGAGGTTTGAGCGTTGCTCAACCACTTCCTGCCCGCTGACGGCCTCGACCATCGTCCGGCCGCCGATTTTCAGGGCAACGCTCAGGCGGTCGCAGCCGATCAGGCGTTTGCCGTCGTTGGCCACGGCGAAGGCGGTTTCTTGCAGGTCGAGCGAGCCGTGGATGGCGTGCGTGAAGCCTTCAAGCTGGTTCCAGAGCTTCTGTTGCGACATCATCTGCCGCATCTGGCGGTTCTTCAGATACTGAGCCGCCAGGTCGCAGAGGTCGCCAACAAACCGGAGGGTGCTCTTTTGCGTGGCCGCGCGACGGGTCGGATCCATCAGGATCTCGACGAGGCCCACCACCTGCTTGTCCACGATCAGGGGGGCGAGGATCAGGGCAAAGGCCGTGGGATTGCCTGCGCCGGGCACTCCTTCAATGGTGGCCCCTGGAGGGATGATCTGGGCCTGGGCAGCCTGAAAGATCGTCCCGAGCAAGATATCGTGCGGCTGA
This window harbors:
- a CDS encoding efflux RND transporter periplasmic adaptor subunit, with protein sequence MQAIVKTTLAAALLASLSIPMAMPIRAQQPGLASNGQVQTLVVPGNIEWIERAALAARREGILRHIEKSIGQEIKRGDLVAYLDSTMAELAQTKAEMFAKDTSAIEMAEAEREVAATNAARAYRLRDINSKEEYELRQAQFKVADARLKEEQSKHEQAAQELKMAQEAVAEHQILAPFDGEVLQQIKYPGEAVQAMEPVVHVARTDRVRFQGYVPLEMAYQLRKGMVVDVQPVIEGEQIPIAQKRFRGRIVYISPELAFAKTRAEVEIKADVINNVSKELRVGHKANMTVYLTDDPSAIPAPPEDMLPVTPDPRPTPPVLGRRSNAATNAAQ
- a CDS encoding efflux RND transporter periplasmic adaptor subunit — protein: MAEDTTKTQEPQQQPIDPGLLEQTKNQIRTLVAEIADLADSDIQPAEFSQEFLTRAVAAVAASGGALWMLDNRGTLKLQNHVEFQLTGLLDGRVRTQPHDILLGTIFQAAQAQIIPPGATIEGVPGAGNPTAFALILAPLIVDKQVVGLVEILMDPTRRAATQKSTLRFVGDLCDLAAQYLKNRQMRQMMSQQKLWNQLEGFTHAIHGSLDLQETAFAVANDGKRLIGCDRLSVALKIGGRTMVEAVSGQEVVEQRSNLIRELTKLCKLVIKSGEDLVYTGDTEGFPPDIRDALEIYVDESGSKAVIITLLHRPEEPSKDGKVPEKVPFGCIVAEQIGDELIVTDVHARSEVVSRHASTALYNAQEHHRIFLRPVLKALGSPWRMFRGRTLAKIAAVLGVIATVVVVMAFVPWKLTIEGKGSILPEERRNTYAPLSARVADVHVEHGDLVRAGEPMVTLYSEELLKQLEQVQADRSYYGAQAATLERRINQTTDYNERPILAGQQEEARIRYDSATEQLEIIREQLQQLNVTAPHDGMIVSWEVRKNLLGRPVEIGQELVSVASTSGDWILEVNVTDDDMAPILAAEQRLKERIAKGDASPDEALKAYFVLATDPEKRYPGYVRRIASMAQTVEGEHVVKITVGFSDDVRDQIIARSQNTDRGLRSGAEVRARIECGDERMAYVVFRKVINAFHETVLFRWPFMN